In one Nitrososphaera sp. genomic region, the following are encoded:
- a CDS encoding methyltransferase: MPEISPDKILQVATGFMAAKHLFVASDVGIFERLADNPSTIQELAENTGLSQSSTRILADAMVVLGFLEKQDGVYRNSAEAASFLAGRTPADLRPALRLFDRVAYPNWSNLEKAIRSKQSSHFGELSEEQQKVFSQGVEALTAGAANALASAYEFERHMRVLDIGGGTGSFLLPLVRRHAHLKECALFELPDTARVAKARLAIDDLGNKVKVIEGDFMKGQIPAGYDVLILANVVHILSPDHNVDLMSKIRKSCKTGDRLLLVDFWTDSTHTKPAIAALFAGEFLVMSGEGDVYSVDDAKKWFAKTGWKFVDYKQLAGPQSLVVAEATA; encoded by the coding sequence TTGCCCGAAATTTCACCTGACAAGATCTTGCAGGTAGCGACAGGATTTATGGCGGCTAAGCACCTTTTTGTTGCAAGCGACGTCGGAATTTTCGAGAGACTTGCTGACAATCCATCGACAATTCAAGAGCTCGCAGAGAATACCGGCCTGTCACAGAGCAGCACAAGAATTCTTGCCGATGCGATGGTTGTTTTGGGCTTTTTGGAAAAGCAGGACGGCGTTTACCGCAACAGCGCCGAGGCAGCATCATTTCTTGCGGGCAGGACTCCGGCCGACCTCCGTCCTGCGCTTCGTTTGTTTGACAGAGTTGCTTACCCTAACTGGAGTAATTTGGAGAAGGCAATAAGGTCCAAGCAGTCCTCCCACTTTGGAGAACTGAGTGAAGAGCAGCAAAAAGTATTCTCGCAAGGAGTAGAGGCACTGACTGCAGGTGCCGCCAACGCACTTGCAAGCGCATACGAGTTTGAAAGACACATGCGGGTGCTGGATATCGGGGGAGGCACCGGCTCGTTCCTTCTTCCGCTCGTTCGACGCCACGCGCACCTCAAAGAATGTGCGCTTTTTGAGTTACCCGACACTGCCAGGGTCGCAAAGGCGAGGCTTGCCATAGATGACTTGGGAAACAAGGTCAAAGTAATTGAAGGCGATTTTATGAAAGGGCAAATTCCAGCGGGCTATGATGTACTGATACTGGCAAACGTAGTTCATATTTTATCACCGGATCACAATGTCGACTTGATGTCCAAGATTAGAAAATCATGCAAGACCGGTGACAGGCTACTGCTAGTCGACTTTTGGACAGATTCCACGCATACCAAACCCGCAATTGCCGCACTTTTCGCGGGAGAGTTTCTTGTAATGAGTGGTGAGGGAGATGTCTACAGCGTGGACGATGCCAAAAAGTGGTTTGCCAAGACTGGCTGGAAATTCGTCGACTACAAGCAGCTTGCAGGACCGCAGAGCCTGGTTGTGGCAGAAGCAACTGCCTGA
- a CDS encoding arginase family protein, translating to MDTFLSRFLVPEKTAAGYAFADTPVSISFEESKVAAYGVPLDATTSFGKGTARGPEAVRLASARQIETFLIDKGRDIYDLCSLYDLGDVRIPAQKAKPAEKALEFVDRTVTLITRELRSRGKIPLMLGGEHTLSYFQLKELASEKPLVLHFDAHRDMKPEYDGMEMCHTTPFYHLLKSIKGSDIVQIGIRQADRSENEIAKSNGVVTFDAWKVHDDFDSVLAYIGKATQERNIYISFDIDAYDICFVPCTGTPEPFGLDPFQVAAMIDAINPTARLIGLDMVEVGLKNGDYREGALATQTLYRILAHKWANSLR from the coding sequence TTGGACACGTTCCTGTCTAGATTCTTGGTGCCCGAGAAAACCGCGGCGGGCTATGCCTTTGCGGACACGCCTGTCAGCATTTCTTTTGAAGAATCCAAGGTTGCAGCTTACGGGGTTCCGCTTGACGCGACTACAAGTTTTGGGAAGGGCACTGCAAGGGGGCCCGAAGCTGTCCGGCTTGCCTCGGCAAGGCAGATAGAGACATTTCTTATCGACAAGGGCAGGGACATCTATGATCTTTGCTCGCTCTACGACCTGGGCGACGTCAGGATTCCTGCCCAGAAGGCCAAGCCGGCAGAAAAGGCTCTCGAGTTCGTTGACAGAACCGTGACTCTTATCACTCGGGAACTGCGAAGCAGGGGGAAAATCCCCCTGATGCTTGGAGGGGAGCACACTCTTTCTTATTTTCAGCTAAAAGAGCTTGCGTCAGAGAAGCCGCTGGTCCTTCACTTTGACGCGCACAGGGACATGAAGCCAGAGTACGACGGTATGGAAATGTGCCACACAACGCCGTTCTACCACCTGCTCAAATCCATCAAGGGTAGCGACATTGTTCAGATCGGCATAAGGCAGGCAGACAGGAGCGAAAACGAAATCGCAAAGTCAAACGGCGTTGTCACGTTTGACGCATGGAAGGTGCACGATGATTTTGATTCGGTGCTTGCATACATTGGAAAAGCAACGCAAGAAAGAAACATCTACATTTCCTTTGACATTGACGCATATGACATTTGCTTTGTTCCGTGCACCGGCACGCCCGAGCCTTTCGGCCTTGATCCATTCCAGGTAGCGGCGATGATTGACGCGATTAATCCTACTGCACGGCTCATCGGGCTTGACATGGTTGAAGTGGGGCTGAAGAACGGCGACTACCGGGAGGGTGCGCTTGCCACCCAAACGCTCTACCGGATTCTTGCGCACAAGTGGGCAAACAGCCTTCGCTGA